In Hyphomicrobium denitrificans 1NES1, one DNA window encodes the following:
- a CDS encoding cobyric acid synthase yields MPARALMFSGTGSDVGKSLIVAGLCRLFANRGTRVVPFKPQNMSNNAAVTADGGEIGRAQALQARAARVAPSVHMNPVLLKPQSETGAQIIVQGRMAGSAGAREFQTKKRDLMSAVLGSFARLKADADLILVEGAGSASEINLRANDIANIGFARAADVPVVLIGDIDRGGVIASLVGTKHVLDPGDAAMIRGFIVNKMRGDASLFADGMAAIERLTQWVPIGLVPYFDEARKLPAEDALGLRDLLKSCSSERVGKLMIAVPMLPRISNFDDLDPLRNEPNVSVELVDRGRPIPADTDLILLPGSKATIDDLAVLRAEGWDIDIKAHVRRGGRVLGLCGGYQMLGKYISDPHGIEGPARSVEALGLLDVETELGSEKRLANVEGTLYASGAAFTGYEMHVGKTTGSDLDRPFLTFTDGRHDGAVSRNGRVAGCYVHGLFSSDAARAAFLSKLGTEPSGESYEALVDGVLDRLAEHLAEHIDIDCLLTLAR; encoded by the coding sequence ATGCCGGCGCGGGCGTTGATGTTTTCAGGCACCGGCTCGGATGTCGGCAAGTCGCTGATCGTCGCCGGGCTCTGTCGCCTGTTCGCCAATCGCGGCACCCGTGTCGTGCCGTTCAAACCGCAGAACATGTCGAACAATGCGGCGGTAACGGCGGACGGCGGCGAGATCGGCCGTGCGCAGGCGTTGCAGGCGCGGGCCGCACGCGTTGCACCGTCGGTGCACATGAACCCTGTGCTGTTGAAGCCGCAGAGCGAGACGGGTGCTCAGATCATCGTGCAAGGGCGAATGGCTGGCTCGGCGGGCGCACGCGAATTTCAAACGAAAAAGCGCGATCTCATGTCGGCCGTGCTTGGTAGCTTCGCGCGCCTCAAAGCTGATGCCGATCTCATCCTCGTTGAAGGTGCGGGCAGCGCATCAGAGATCAATCTTCGCGCTAATGACATCGCCAACATCGGATTTGCGCGTGCTGCGGACGTTCCGGTCGTCTTGATCGGCGACATCGACCGGGGCGGCGTCATTGCGAGTCTCGTCGGCACGAAACACGTTCTCGATCCCGGCGACGCGGCGATGATCCGTGGCTTTATCGTCAACAAAATGCGCGGCGATGCCTCGCTGTTTGCGGACGGGATGGCCGCAATCGAGCGCCTGACGCAATGGGTGCCCATCGGGCTCGTTCCATATTTTGATGAAGCACGAAAACTCCCTGCCGAGGATGCGCTTGGGCTGCGTGATCTATTGAAATCATGCTCGTCCGAACGGGTCGGAAAACTGATGATCGCAGTGCCGATGCTGCCGCGCATCTCGAATTTCGATGATCTCGATCCGCTCAGGAATGAGCCTAACGTCAGCGTCGAACTTGTTGATCGAGGACGTCCCATTCCCGCCGACACCGATCTTATTCTGCTTCCAGGCTCGAAAGCGACGATCGACGATCTTGCAGTTTTGCGCGCCGAAGGTTGGGACATCGATATCAAAGCGCACGTGCGTCGCGGTGGCCGCGTGCTCGGGCTTTGCGGCGGCTATCAGATGCTCGGCAAATATATTTCCGACCCGCACGGCATCGAAGGGCCGGCCCGCAGCGTCGAAGCTCTCGGGCTGCTCGATGTCGAGACGGAGCTTGGATCAGAGAAAAGGCTGGCGAACGTCGAAGGTACGCTTTATGCATCCGGCGCGGCCTTCACTGGTTACGAAATGCACGTCGGCAAAACGACCGGCTCCGATCTCGATCGGCCGTTTCTGACGTTTACGGATGGGCGACACGACGGCGCCGTCTCACGGAATGGGCGCGTTGCAGGGTGCTACGTCCATGGATTGTTTTCGTCCGACGCTGCGCGCGCGGCGTTTCTTTCCAAGCTTGGTACTGAACCGTCGGGAGAAAGCTACGAGGCTCTCGTCGATGGCGTGCTGGATCGCCTGGCCGAGCACTTGGCTGAGCACATCGATATCGACTGCCTGCTTACACTTGCGAGATAA
- a CDS encoding DUF4340 domain-containing protein produces MKPRNFATLLVVAVISLAVAISAYVTTQPWTVSNGKSEAMLPTLKTSGDKVASIEIEQGGKVLKLTNQDGKWIIPSQENYPANVDAIRTLMVSASQASLVERKTARKDRLALLGLTDPKQSGSTARLIRFLDAGGAPVGEIIVGNKKNDAFGASKSGTYVRRPGETQTWLADRAIDGSAQLKDWAKTRVVDVPTDTIKTASIEVAGEPAYTIERDADGKSFKLSQMPAGKKLKYVNSVDEIIESASYVDFLNVRKANPSDTMKTAGKATFETDKGLKVELDLKSDGKQAWVSIIPTGQGDAKKDADAMSALVSGWEFEIPPAKVTSLMKKQADMLEDAGS; encoded by the coding sequence ATGAAGCCGCGCAATTTTGCGACCCTGCTCGTCGTCGCCGTTATCTCGCTTGCCGTCGCCATATCGGCCTACGTGACGACGCAGCCCTGGACCGTCTCGAACGGCAAAAGCGAAGCCATGCTGCCGACTCTCAAAACGTCTGGTGACAAGGTTGCCTCCATCGAGATCGAGCAAGGCGGCAAGGTCCTGAAGCTCACCAATCAAGACGGCAAGTGGATCATTCCGAGCCAGGAAAATTATCCGGCCAATGTGGATGCGATCCGCACGCTGATGGTCTCGGCGTCGCAGGCTTCCCTCGTCGAGCGCAAGACGGCCAGGAAAGACCGGCTCGCCTTGCTGGGCCTCACCGATCCGAAGCAGAGCGGATCGACCGCGCGACTTATCCGTTTCCTCGATGCGGGCGGCGCACCGGTCGGCGAAATCATCGTCGGCAACAAGAAAAACGATGCCTTCGGCGCGAGTAAGAGCGGAACCTACGTGCGCCGTCCCGGCGAAACGCAAACTTGGCTCGCCGACCGCGCGATCGACGGCTCGGCGCAGCTCAAGGACTGGGCTAAGACGCGGGTCGTCGACGTGCCGACCGATACGATTAAGACGGCATCGATCGAAGTCGCTGGAGAGCCTGCGTATACAATCGAGCGAGACGCTGACGGCAAGAGTTTCAAGCTCAGCCAGATGCCGGCCGGCAAGAAGCTCAAATACGTGAACTCGGTTGATGAGATCATCGAGTCCGCAAGTTACGTCGATTTCCTCAACGTGCGTAAGGCCAATCCATCCGACACGATGAAGACCGCCGGCAAAGCGACGTTCGAGACCGACAAGGGCCTGAAAGTCGAACTCGATCTGAAATCCGACGGCAAACAGGCCTGGGTTTCGATCATTCCCACCGGCCAAGGCGATGCCAAAAAGGACGCCGACGCCATGTCCGCGTTGGTTAGCGGCTGGGAATTTGAAATTCCGCCCGCGAAAGTTACCAGCCTGATGAAAAAACAGGCGGACATGCTCGAGGATGCGGGTTCGTAA
- a CDS encoding ABC transporter ATP-binding protein, which produces MTVLIEAVGLHKRFADIKAVDGISLKVPKGEVLGFLGPNGAGKSTTMKMITGFLEPDAGKAAICGIDVFEEPKKAKMLFGYVPEGAPSYGEMTPRTFLSFIAEIRGFRGAEITSRVARSVDRAGLEPVLDQVIDTLSKGYKRRVGLAQAILHDPPVLIMDEPTDGLDPNQKHHVRQLISEMAADKAIIISTHILEEVEAVCSRAVVINKGIIVADGTADDLLQRMHYHGAVSLKVVADRADAAIRALSGAPVVERVETIGKPNGHLLLRAIPRQKTMTAAEIAAVLRAQNIPVDELYVERGRLDDVFRQITMPEEGDRDA; this is translated from the coding sequence ATGACGGTCCTTATTGAAGCCGTCGGACTTCACAAGCGATTTGCCGACATCAAAGCTGTCGACGGTATCTCCCTCAAGGTCCCTAAAGGCGAAGTGCTCGGCTTTCTCGGGCCGAACGGTGCCGGCAAGTCGACGACGATGAAGATGATCACCGGGTTCCTCGAACCCGATGCCGGCAAGGCCGCGATTTGTGGCATCGACGTATTCGAAGAGCCGAAAAAAGCGAAAATGCTATTCGGCTATGTGCCGGAAGGAGCGCCCTCTTACGGCGAGATGACGCCGCGCACGTTTCTTTCGTTCATCGCGGAAATCCGAGGGTTTCGCGGCGCGGAGATAACGTCTCGTGTCGCTCGCTCCGTGGACCGCGCAGGGCTTGAGCCTGTTCTCGATCAGGTCATCGACACGCTATCGAAGGGATACAAACGCCGTGTTGGCCTCGCGCAGGCCATTCTCCACGATCCACCTGTGCTCATCATGGACGAGCCGACCGACGGCCTCGATCCCAACCAGAAACACCACGTTCGCCAGCTCATTTCCGAAATGGCCGCCGACAAGGCGATCATCATATCGACCCATATCCTCGAAGAGGTCGAAGCCGTGTGCTCGCGCGCAGTCGTCATCAATAAGGGCATCATCGTTGCCGACGGCACTGCCGACGATCTCCTGCAGCGGATGCACTATCACGGAGCCGTATCGCTGAAGGTTGTCGCGGATCGCGCCGACGCCGCTATTCGCGCGCTTTCAGGCGCCCCGGTCGTCGAGCGGGTCGAAACAATCGGCAAGCCGAACGGCCATTTGCTCCTCCGCGCCATTCCACGCCAGAAGACAATGACGGCCGCAGAGATTGCCGCTGTTCTCCGAGCGCAAAACATTCCGGTCGACGAGCTCTACGTCGAGCGCGGACGTCTCGACGACGTATTCCGCCAAATCACGATGCCGGAGGAGGGAGATCGCGATGCGTGA
- the cobA gene encoding uroporphyrinogen-III C-methyltransferase: MTSRDSENSMFGQAAPVSLEQLIRWRRDVRRFRKEPVPDALIDRLLRLADLAPSVGNSQPWRIVNVKDAGVRAAVVRNFEAERRKSADVYDGEQASLYNKLKLAGFDAAPVHLAVFCDHHAGQGHGLGRQTMPETLESSCACMVTMLWLAAREAGLGLGWVSIVDPTAISAALGAPKHWKFIGYLLLGWPEEEHLDPELERLGWQPRTPFETRYSELGSQSKAVRANDANHPSRASAGSVTLVGAGPGDPDLLTIKALRALQSADAVLYDDLVAKPILSCVRPGAKLIDVGKRGYRKSCKQPDINAEMIRLAREGLKVVRLKSGDPLIFGRAGEEIAACQDAGVPISVVAGVTSAQGAAAGLKVALTHRDYARRLQFITAHDRRGHLPSDIDWGAIADNAATTVVYMPKRTLAELTEAVISHGLDPKTPAIAVANATRSDERVFLSSVGAIAAELDAAHPEGPVLVMIGEALRYATTADAAEQASTLASVLGGLPIAS; this comes from the coding sequence ATGACATCTCGCGATTCTGAAAATTCAATGTTCGGGCAGGCCGCTCCGGTATCCCTAGAGCAGCTGATCCGCTGGCGCCGTGACGTACGGCGGTTCAGAAAGGAGCCCGTGCCTGACGCTCTGATCGACCGGCTGCTGCGCCTTGCCGATCTCGCGCCATCCGTCGGCAACAGCCAGCCTTGGCGCATCGTGAATGTCAAAGATGCGGGGGTTCGCGCCGCGGTCGTTCGAAACTTCGAGGCGGAGCGCCGTAAATCGGCCGACGTCTACGATGGCGAGCAAGCCAGCCTCTACAACAAATTGAAGCTCGCCGGTTTCGATGCGGCGCCCGTCCACCTCGCGGTTTTCTGCGATCATCATGCAGGGCAGGGTCATGGGCTCGGCCGTCAGACGATGCCTGAAACCCTCGAAAGCTCGTGCGCCTGCATGGTGACGATGCTGTGGCTGGCCGCGCGCGAAGCTGGGCTTGGTTTGGGCTGGGTATCGATCGTCGATCCGACCGCGATTTCGGCAGCGCTCGGCGCTCCGAAACATTGGAAGTTCATCGGCTATCTGCTTCTCGGCTGGCCTGAGGAAGAGCACCTCGACCCGGAACTCGAACGTCTCGGATGGCAGCCGCGCACGCCGTTCGAAACACGTTATTCTGAATTGGGATCGCAGAGCAAAGCTGTCCGCGCGAACGATGCAAATCATCCCAGTAGAGCGTCGGCGGGGTCGGTGACGCTCGTCGGCGCCGGTCCCGGTGATCCGGACCTTCTGACTATCAAAGCCTTGCGTGCTCTGCAATCGGCCGACGCGGTGCTCTACGACGACCTTGTCGCCAAGCCCATTCTCTCCTGCGTCCGCCCCGGTGCGAAGCTGATCGACGTCGGCAAGCGCGGGTACCGAAAGTCGTGCAAGCAGCCCGACATCAATGCCGAGATGATCCGATTGGCGCGCGAAGGTCTCAAGGTCGTTCGCCTCAAGTCCGGCGATCCGTTGATCTTCGGCAGGGCAGGCGAAGAGATCGCTGCATGCCAGGACGCCGGCGTCCCCATTTCTGTCGTTGCGGGCGTGACCTCGGCCCAGGGCGCGGCCGCAGGTCTGAAGGTGGCGCTGACGCATCGCGATTATGCGCGCCGACTGCAGTTCATCACGGCGCACGACAGGCGCGGCCATCTACCCTCCGATATTGATTGGGGCGCGATTGCGGACAATGCCGCCACGACCGTGGTCTATATGCCGAAACGCACGCTCGCAGAGCTGACCGAGGCCGTGATTTCGCACGGGCTCGATCCGAAGACGCCGGCCATCGCTGTCGCGAACGCAACACGTTCGGACGAACGAGTCTTCCTGTCATCGGTAGGTGCGATCGCTGCGGAACTCGACGCTGCTCATCCCGAGGGACCTGTGCTCGTCATGATCGGCGAAGCGCTGCGCTATGCGACCACCGCGGACGCGGCGGAGCAGGCGAGCACTCTTGCTTCGGTTCTCGGCGGATTGCCGATAGCAAGCTGA
- a CDS encoding ABC transporter permease subunit codes for MRETWNQAWIIAKRELRAYFATPLALVFLTVFVALTGALTFYVGQFFDRGQADLFPFFAYHPWLYLLLVPAVAMRLWAEERKSGTIELLMTLPVTPFEAILGKFLAAWAFIGLALVLTFPIWITVNILGSPDNGVILSSYLGSFLMAGAFLAIGSFVSTLTKNQVIAFIIASLICFLFTMSGLDLVQNSVRAWTPGFVANAVASMSFLSHFQRITRGVLDLPTLIFFFSMIIFWLFATVIAIDQKKAQ; via the coding sequence ATGCGTGAAACCTGGAACCAAGCCTGGATCATCGCAAAGCGTGAGCTCCGAGCCTACTTCGCGACACCTCTCGCTCTGGTCTTTTTGACTGTCTTTGTGGCGCTCACCGGCGCGCTGACATTCTACGTCGGTCAGTTCTTTGATCGCGGGCAAGCCGATCTTTTCCCCTTTTTCGCCTATCATCCCTGGCTTTACCTGCTGCTCGTTCCGGCTGTCGCGATGCGCCTCTGGGCGGAAGAGCGCAAGAGCGGCACGATCGAACTGCTGATGACGCTCCCGGTCACGCCGTTCGAAGCGATCCTCGGGAAGTTCCTTGCAGCCTGGGCGTTCATTGGCCTGGCGCTCGTTCTGACCTTTCCCATCTGGATCACGGTCAACATCCTCGGCAGCCCCGATAACGGCGTCATCTTATCGAGCTATCTCGGCAGCTTCCTGATGGCCGGTGCATTCCTCGCCATCGGCTCCTTCGTTTCGACACTGACGAAGAACCAGGTCATCGCGTTCATCATCGCGTCCCTTATCTGCTTCCTTTTCACGATGAGCGGTCTCGACCTTGTTCAGAACAGTGTGCGGGCGTGGACGCCGGGCTTCGTTGCCAATGCCGTCGCGTCGATGAGCTTCCTGTCTCACTTCCAGCGGATTACGCGCGGCGTGCTCGATCTGCCGACGCTCATCTTCTTCTTCTCGATGATCATTTTCTGGCTATTCGCGACCGTCATCGCGATCGACCAGAAGAAAGCGCAGTGA
- the cbiB gene encoding adenosylcobinamide-phosphate synthase CbiB yields the protein MSVATTLVILVAALGFEAAFGYPQRLYKIIGHPVTWIGALIGKLDRDLNRDEENVSARKVSGMLALLLIIAIPAGVAWLTQSALASTWVGNLVLALLASTMLASRSLYEHVRDVARTLERDGLETARTAVGRIVGRNPQTLDEHGVARAAIESLAENASDGVTAPVFWFAVLGLPGLAAYKAINTADSMIGHRTPRHEAFGWAAARLDDLVNLPASRLTGLLFALAARLVPNGSTQSALRAMCRDARHHRSSNAGWPESAMAGALGLKLNGPKTYGTTPVEDAYMGDGHREATAADIYRALRLSGAASALMIAILLGLALISQV from the coding sequence ATGTCGGTCGCGACGACGTTGGTTATTCTTGTCGCCGCGCTCGGATTTGAAGCCGCGTTCGGGTATCCACAGCGCCTCTATAAGATCATCGGACATCCGGTCACCTGGATCGGCGCGCTGATTGGCAAGCTCGATCGCGACCTCAATCGTGACGAGGAGAATGTAAGCGCGCGCAAAGTGTCTGGCATGCTTGCGCTTCTGCTCATTATCGCAATCCCTGCCGGTGTCGCGTGGCTGACCCAAAGCGCGCTTGCCTCGACCTGGGTCGGAAATCTGGTACTTGCGTTGCTTGCATCGACTATGCTCGCCAGCCGCAGCCTCTATGAACACGTCCGCGATGTTGCACGAACCCTTGAAAGGGATGGGCTCGAAACTGCGCGCACCGCGGTCGGCCGTATCGTCGGCCGCAATCCGCAAACGCTCGACGAACACGGTGTCGCCCGCGCGGCCATTGAAAGCCTCGCGGAGAATGCGTCCGACGGTGTCACGGCGCCCGTCTTCTGGTTCGCGGTTCTGGGGCTCCCCGGCCTCGCCGCCTATAAGGCCATCAATACCGCAGACAGCATGATCGGCCATCGTACACCGCGTCACGAGGCATTCGGTTGGGCGGCCGCGCGCCTCGATGATCTCGTCAACCTGCCCGCTTCGCGGTTGACCGGATTGCTGTTCGCTCTCGCAGCTCGGCTTGTGCCAAACGGCTCTACGCAAAGCGCATTGCGCGCGATGTGCCGCGACGCACGGCATCATCGCTCCTCGAATGCCGGCTGGCCGGAAAGTGCAATGGCCGGAGCGCTCGGCCTCAAACTCAACGGCCCGAAAACCTACGGCACAACACCAGTGGAGGATGCCTACATGGGAGACGGACACCGCGAGGCGACGGCCGCAGACATTTATCGCGCGCTCCGGCTCTCAGGCGCGGCGTCGGCACTAATGATCGCAATTCTTCTCGGGCTCGCGCTTATCTCGCAAGTGTAA
- a CDS encoding rhodanese-related sulfurtransferase — MIDQAARVTVAAFYKFVDIDDPVTLQRELRLFCAERDIKGTILLAHEGINATISGPETDVAAVVSELRSDSRFASLTVKYSNAASHPFQRFKVKIKREIVTFGVPDLRPSAVTGHLVEPKDWNALISDPDVLVIDTRNDYEVGIGTFEGARNPRTRAFSEFRDYVAAELQGAPEKKIAMFCTGGIRCEKASSYLLARGFTDVYQLSGGILKYLEEIPSEQSLWRGECFVFDERVALEHGVHQGHHELCARCGQPRRADDAINGDRLCVDCRRSTRAVSFA, encoded by the coding sequence ATGATTGATCAGGCAGCGCGCGTGACCGTCGCCGCGTTCTACAAGTTCGTCGATATCGATGATCCCGTTACCCTACAGCGCGAGCTTCGCTTGTTCTGCGCGGAACGCGACATCAAGGGCACGATCCTCCTTGCCCATGAAGGGATCAACGCGACTATTTCCGGACCAGAAACGGACGTCGCGGCGGTCGTGAGCGAGCTGCGATCGGACTCCCGCTTTGCAAGTCTCACCGTCAAATATTCGAACGCGGCATCGCATCCGTTCCAGCGCTTCAAGGTAAAAATCAAACGTGAGATCGTGACGTTCGGCGTTCCGGACCTTCGCCCGTCCGCAGTGACCGGTCACCTCGTCGAGCCTAAAGATTGGAATGCGCTGATTTCTGATCCTGATGTTCTCGTCATCGACACGCGGAACGACTACGAGGTCGGCATCGGCACGTTCGAAGGCGCGCGCAATCCGCGCACGCGCGCATTCAGCGAGTTTCGCGACTACGTTGCGGCCGAGCTTCAGGGCGCGCCTGAAAAGAAGATCGCGATGTTCTGCACCGGCGGCATCCGTTGCGAGAAGGCGAGTTCATATCTCCTGGCACGAGGATTTACTGATGTCTATCAATTGAGCGGCGGCATTCTCAAATACCTCGAGGAAATTCCCTCTGAGCAAAGCCTTTGGCGCGGCGAGTGTTTCGTTTTTGACGAGCGTGTCGCGCTCGAGCACGGCGTCCACCAAGGGCATCACGAGCTTTGTGCGCGATGCGGACAACCACGCCGCGCGGATGATGCAATAAACGGCGATCGTCTTTGCGTAGATTGCCGCCGCTCGACTCGCGCGGTCAGCTTCGCATAA
- a CDS encoding GldG family protein, with protein sequence MADRFEPLKRVFAPLVAWCATLKRSTLAWSGLALAAVILLSVNLVSSIGLKTWSADLTQDKLFTISQGTREILKSIEEPISTRLYFSKNLAAASPDTARYFDRVRALFEQYRDISGGKLQLSIVDPEPFSDAEDKAVAAGLRGLRLNADGETGYFGLVATNATDNQEIIPFFSPDRESFLEYDVTKLIYSLANPKKRTIGLMTSLPLDGGKSPMRQQATQPWLIMSQIREFFDVRTIDQNVKQIPSDVDVLMVAQPTKLTPEAAYAIDQYVMKGGKLLAFIDPVAESAEMQLLQDKGNGREELAKLLKGWGVNFDHKQVAADIRHARRVQFGGNGPGNQPMVTDFVAWLGLDKSSINANDVLAAGIDEINVASAGVLSKVDGSTVDFTPILQTSSDAEIIEPKKVGFGADPLALLRDYVSGGHKLTLAARLAGETKSAFPDGPPKPADAAAKKPEDQKKADDKTKTDASADTSKSASATPAVKEVKAQPVKSGKINVIVVADTDILADQFWVNRQMMGQNVVIPTAHNAAFVVGALENLSGSNALIALRGRGVKERPFTLVEDLRRDAERKFRAKEEALEEKLKTAQAELQKIQSSGDGSNGIILTDKEQQAVDKFRGEMLDTRRELRKVKLALRENIDSLDGWLKFANIGLVPLMLGAAAAGLSWRRSRQRRRPKNDR encoded by the coding sequence ATGGCTGATCGTTTCGAACCGTTGAAGCGCGTCTTCGCGCCGTTGGTGGCGTGGTGCGCGACGCTGAAGCGCTCGACGCTGGCCTGGTCGGGCTTGGCGCTGGCGGCGGTCATCCTGCTGTCCGTCAATCTGGTGTCCTCGATCGGTCTCAAGACCTGGAGCGCCGACCTGACGCAGGACAAGTTGTTCACGATCTCGCAGGGGACCCGCGAAATTCTGAAGTCGATTGAGGAGCCGATCAGCACGCGCCTCTATTTTTCAAAGAACCTCGCCGCGGCGTCGCCTGACACGGCGCGCTACTTTGATCGCGTCAGGGCGCTCTTCGAGCAATACCGCGACATTTCCGGAGGCAAGCTCCAGCTTTCGATCGTCGATCCCGAGCCGTTCTCGGACGCAGAGGACAAGGCGGTCGCAGCAGGGCTTCGAGGCTTGCGCCTGAATGCGGACGGTGAGACGGGTTACTTCGGCCTCGTCGCGACGAACGCGACCGATAATCAGGAGATTATCCCCTTCTTTTCTCCCGATCGCGAGTCGTTCCTTGAGTATGATGTCACGAAGCTCATCTACTCTCTGGCCAACCCGAAAAAGCGCACCATCGGTCTGATGACGTCACTGCCTCTCGACGGTGGCAAATCGCCGATGCGCCAGCAGGCAACGCAGCCATGGCTCATCATGAGCCAGATCCGTGAATTCTTCGACGTCCGCACGATCGACCAGAACGTCAAGCAGATTCCGTCCGATGTCGACGTCCTGATGGTGGCGCAGCCGACGAAGCTCACGCCCGAAGCCGCATACGCTATCGACCAGTATGTGATGAAGGGCGGAAAGCTTCTTGCCTTCATCGACCCGGTCGCGGAATCAGCCGAGATGCAGCTGCTGCAGGATAAAGGCAACGGCCGCGAAGAATTGGCCAAGTTGCTGAAGGGTTGGGGCGTCAATTTCGATCATAAGCAGGTCGCAGCCGACATTCGTCATGCACGCCGCGTGCAGTTCGGTGGCAATGGCCCCGGCAATCAGCCGATGGTGACGGACTTCGTTGCGTGGCTTGGCCTCGACAAGTCGAGCATCAACGCAAACGATGTGCTGGCCGCGGGCATTGATGAGATCAACGTCGCTTCGGCGGGAGTCTTGAGCAAAGTCGACGGCTCGACCGTCGACTTCACACCCATCCTGCAAACGAGTAGCGATGCTGAGATCATCGAACCGAAAAAGGTGGGATTCGGAGCTGACCCGCTGGCTCTGCTGCGCGACTACGTCTCGGGCGGCCACAAGCTCACGCTCGCGGCCCGGCTCGCGGGCGAAACGAAGTCGGCATTCCCCGACGGGCCGCCGAAGCCCGCAGACGCGGCCGCCAAGAAGCCCGAGGACCAAAAGAAAGCGGACGACAAAACCAAGACTGACGCCTCTGCGGATACATCGAAGTCGGCATCGGCCACGCCGGCGGTTAAGGAAGTGAAGGCCCAACCGGTCAAGTCCGGCAAGATCAACGTCATCGTCGTCGCTGACACCGATATCCTGGCGGATCAGTTCTGGGTCAACCGTCAGATGATGGGCCAGAACGTCGTCATTCCGACCGCTCACAACGCCGCGTTCGTCGTCGGCGCGCTCGAAAATCTCTCCGGCAGCAACGCGCTGATCGCATTGCGCGGACGCGGTGTGAAGGAACGCCCGTTCACGCTGGTCGAGGACCTGCGGCGCGACGCCGAGCGGAAGTTCCGCGCCAAGGAGGAAGCACTCGAAGAGAAACTGAAGACGGCTCAGGCCGAATTGCAGAAGATCCAGTCGTCGGGCGACGGCAGCAACGGCATCATCCTGACCGACAAGGAGCAGCAGGCGGTCGATAAGTTCCGTGGCGAGATGCTCGATACCCGCCGCGAACTGAGAAAGGTCAAGCTGGCGCTGCGCGAGAACATCGACTCGCTCGACGGCTGGCTCAAATTTGCCAACATCGGCCTCGTTCCGCTGATGCTCGGAGCGGCAGCGGCCGGACTCTCGTGGCGGCGCTCGCGTCAGCGCCGCCGGCCGAAGAACGATCGCTGA